The proteins below are encoded in one region of Pseudomonas putida NBRC 14164:
- a CDS encoding (2Fe-2S)-binding protein, with amino-acid sequence MPLFKRVAEHDREPLPFLLDGQPAQGMNGDTLLTAILTNATHLRGSDFSAEPRAGFCLMGACQDCWVRLQDGRRVRACSTFLEPGHCVTREPGRQP; translated from the coding sequence ATGCCGCTGTTCAAGCGCGTGGCCGAACACGACCGCGAACCGTTGCCCTTCCTGCTCGACGGCCAACCGGCTCAAGGCATGAACGGCGACACCCTGCTGACCGCCATCCTGACCAACGCCACCCACCTGCGCGGCAGCGACTTCAGCGCCGAACCGCGCGCCGGTTTCTGCCTGATGGGCGCCTGCCAGGACTGCTGGGTACGCCTGCAGGACGGCCGCCGGGTGCGCGCCTGCTCGACCTTTCTGGAACCGGGCCACTGTGTCACCCGCGAACCGGGGCGCCAGCCATGA
- a CDS encoding ABC transporter permease produces MTRNGPLALSFHALVMLFMLAPLGVVCLVAFTPENTLSLPTAGFSLRWFSAVFERADFLDAFYNSLKLAALAASLATLIAVPAGLALTRYSFPGQGFVNGLLLSPIIIPHLVLGVALLRLFALLGVNGSFTWLVFAHVVVITPYVLRLVLAAAIGIDRSAEQAAQSLGAGRITLFCKVTLPMILPGVAGGWLLAFINSFDEVTLSIFVTSPATQTLPVRMYVYATESIDPMMAAVSALVIAVTALTMIALDRVYGLDRVLVGKQ; encoded by the coding sequence ATGACCCGTAACGGCCCGCTGGCCCTGTCCTTTCATGCCCTGGTGATGCTGTTCATGCTCGCCCCGCTGGGGGTTGTGTGCCTGGTGGCGTTCACCCCGGAAAACACCCTGAGCCTGCCCACTGCCGGCTTCTCGCTGCGCTGGTTCAGCGCTGTGTTCGAGCGTGCCGACTTCCTCGACGCGTTTTACAACAGCCTGAAACTCGCCGCCCTGGCGGCCTCGCTGGCCACCCTGATCGCCGTGCCGGCGGGCCTGGCGCTGACCCGCTACAGCTTCCCTGGCCAGGGCTTTGTCAACGGCCTGCTGCTGTCGCCGATAATCATCCCGCACCTGGTGCTGGGTGTGGCCTTGCTGAGGTTGTTCGCCCTGCTTGGTGTCAATGGCAGCTTCACCTGGCTGGTGTTCGCCCACGTGGTGGTCATTACTCCGTACGTGCTGCGCCTGGTACTGGCTGCCGCCATCGGCATCGACCGCAGCGCCGAACAGGCCGCGCAAAGCCTGGGCGCCGGGCGCATCACGCTGTTCTGCAAGGTCACCCTGCCAATGATTCTGCCCGGCGTGGCCGGTGGCTGGCTGCTGGCGTTCATCAACAGCTTCGACGAAGTGACCCTGTCGATCTTCGTCACCTCGCCTGCCACCCAGACCCTGCCGGTACGCATGTACGTATACGCCACCGAGTCCATCGACCCGATGATGGCCGCCGTCTCGGCGCTGGTGATTGCCGTCACCGCCCTGACCATGATCGCCCTGGACCGCGTGTATGGCCTGGACCGCGTGCTGGTGGGCAAGCAATGA
- a CDS encoding IclR family transcriptional regulator, whose amino-acid sequence MNTIHPRDLIAGLQKGLALMQLFSAEQPRLSVPQAARLSGLTPSAARRFLLTLVHEGFAETDSREYWLTPKALRIGQAYVDSAQLPRMLRPIVEQVARQTQEHVSVGTRDGDEIIHLVRSRYSHVASLSIRPGSRVPMYCTAGGRIWLAWLGEGERGEYFARNPLRVLTPYTLTDRAQLEAELHRVKGQGFCIVDQEYEIGMRVLGVPLLDRAGQLKATLTITTHASRLSVDEIRMRYLPPLYEAQALLRPVLD is encoded by the coding sequence ATGAACACGATCCACCCCCGCGACTTGATCGCCGGGTTGCAGAAAGGCCTGGCCCTGATGCAATTGTTCAGCGCTGAGCAACCGCGCCTGAGCGTGCCGCAGGCGGCCAGGTTGTCTGGCCTTACGCCGAGTGCCGCACGGCGTTTTTTGCTGACTTTGGTGCACGAGGGCTTTGCCGAAACTGACAGCCGCGAGTACTGGCTGACGCCCAAGGCTTTACGTATTGGCCAGGCGTACGTGGACTCGGCGCAACTGCCGCGCATGCTGCGGCCGATTGTCGAGCAGGTGGCGCGCCAGACCCAGGAGCATGTGTCGGTGGGTACCCGCGATGGTGACGAGATCATCCACCTGGTGCGCAGCCGGTATAGCCATGTGGCGTCGTTGTCGATCAGGCCCGGTTCGCGGGTGCCAATGTATTGCACGGCCGGCGGGCGGATCTGGCTGGCCTGGCTGGGTGAGGGGGAGCGAGGTGAGTACTTTGCACGCAACCCGTTGCGGGTGTTGACGCCCTACACGCTCACAGACCGGGCACAGCTGGAGGCGGAATTGCACCGGGTGAAGGGGCAGGGCTTCTGTATTGTTGATCAGGAATATGAAATCGGTATGCGGGTGCTGGGTGTACCGTTGCTGGACCGTGCCGGGCAGTTGAAAGCGACGCTGACCATCACGACTCATGCCTCGCGGTTGAGTGTTGATGAAATCCGCATGCGTTATTTGCCGCCACTGTACGAGGCGCAGGCGCTGTTGCGGCCAGTGCTGGATTGA
- a CDS encoding shikimate dehydrogenase family protein, with amino-acid sequence MIRGSTELVAIVGSPIAQVKSPENFNTWFANNNCNVAMLPIDLHEAELGSFADSLRGWQNLRGCVVTVPYKQALASRLDGLSERAAALGSVNVIRRERDGRLLGDNVDGAGFLGAARKHGFDPAGKRALVIGCGGVGSAISYALGEAGIVSITLSDPSTARMGAVCELLGNAFPGLSVSTQLSGLEDFDLVANASPVGMGTGAELPLSAALLATLQPDTLVADVVTSPEITPLLNRARQVGCAIQTGPEMAFAQLGHLGAFMGVTPQEI; translated from the coding sequence ATGATTCGTGGTTCCACTGAACTGGTTGCCATCGTCGGTTCGCCCATTGCCCAGGTGAAGTCCCCCGAGAACTTCAACACCTGGTTCGCCAACAACAACTGCAACGTCGCCATGCTGCCCATCGACCTGCACGAAGCCGAGCTGGGCAGTTTTGCCGACAGCCTGCGCGGCTGGCAGAACCTGCGCGGGTGCGTGGTCACCGTGCCGTACAAACAGGCCCTGGCCAGCCGCCTGGACGGTTTGAGCGAACGTGCGGCTGCCTTGGGTTCGGTCAATGTAATACGCCGCGAGCGCGACGGGCGCCTGCTGGGTGACAACGTAGACGGCGCCGGCTTCCTCGGTGCTGCGCGCAAGCACGGCTTTGACCCGGCGGGCAAACGGGCGCTGGTGATCGGTTGCGGCGGTGTTGGCAGCGCCATCAGCTACGCACTGGGCGAGGCAGGTATCGTCAGCATTACCCTCAGCGACCCCAGCACAGCGCGCATGGGCGCTGTGTGCGAACTGCTCGGCAATGCCTTCCCGGGGCTTTCGGTCAGCACGCAGTTAAGTGGGCTGGAAGACTTCGATCTGGTGGCCAACGCCTCCCCGGTCGGCATGGGCACAGGCGCAGAACTGCCGTTGTCCGCTGCCCTGCTGGCCACGTTGCAGCCAGACACCCTGGTCGCCGACGTGGTCACTTCGCCCGAAATCACCCCGCTGCTGAACCGCGCCCGGCAAGTAGGCTGCGCGATCCAGACCGGCCCGGAAATGGCCTTCGCCCAACTCGGCCACCTTGGCGCCTTCATGGGCGTGACGCCGCAGGAGATCTGA
- a CDS encoding NAD(P)/FAD-dependent oxidoreductase, translating into MKRIEVDAIVVGGGIVGSSAALTLARGGKQVALLERDFCGSHSSGVNYGGVRRQGRSLAQLPLSMRAHAIWGQLREWIGIDGEYTRSGHLKLARSQTDFDALKAYARRTQAFDLRLQLLEHRELRQRFPWVGDIAVGASYCPEDGHANPRLVSPAFAQAARHSGAQLHEQCKVLEVDHDGQRFTVRTSTGQCFRAPWLLNCAGAWSAQLAEYFGEAVPLTAAHPAMLVTEPLPLFMTASTGVEGGGIYARQVARGNCVLGGGRGFALTPTTARPGQAAVLDILHNATELYPALAGAQAIRTWSGTEGYLPDDEPVIGPSLRRPGLLHGFGFAGAGFQIGPAAGEALAQCVLIGAPAISLAAFSINRFQPSHHYKENLS; encoded by the coding sequence ATGAAGCGGATCGAGGTGGACGCCATTGTCGTCGGCGGTGGCATCGTCGGCAGCAGCGCTGCATTGACCCTGGCCCGCGGTGGCAAACAGGTGGCGCTGCTGGAACGTGACTTCTGTGGCTCGCATTCCAGCGGGGTGAACTATGGCGGGGTCCGTCGCCAAGGCCGCTCGCTGGCCCAGCTGCCATTGTCGATGCGTGCCCATGCCATCTGGGGGCAGTTGCGCGAGTGGATCGGCATCGACGGCGAGTACACCCGCAGCGGCCACCTGAAGCTGGCACGCAGCCAAACCGACTTCGACGCCTTGAAGGCCTATGCCCGTCGGACCCAGGCCTTTGACCTGCGCCTGCAACTGCTGGAGCACCGCGAACTGCGCCAGCGCTTTCCTTGGGTGGGCGATATCGCCGTCGGCGCGTCATATTGCCCCGAGGACGGCCATGCCAACCCGCGCCTGGTGTCACCCGCCTTCGCCCAGGCGGCCCGGCACAGCGGCGCCCAGTTGCACGAACAATGCAAAGTGCTGGAGGTAGACCACGACGGCCAGCGCTTCACCGTGCGCACCAGCACAGGCCAGTGCTTCAGGGCACCCTGGTTGCTGAACTGCGCCGGTGCCTGGTCGGCGCAACTGGCCGAGTACTTCGGCGAAGCGGTGCCGCTGACGGCGGCCCACCCGGCCATGCTGGTCACCGAACCACTGCCGCTGTTCATGACTGCCAGCACCGGGGTCGAAGGCGGCGGTATCTACGCCCGCCAGGTGGCGCGCGGCAACTGCGTACTGGGCGGTGGACGCGGCTTTGCCCTGACCCCGACCACCGCCCGCCCGGGGCAAGCCGCAGTGCTCGACATCCTGCATAACGCCACCGAGCTGTACCCGGCATTGGCCGGCGCCCAGGCGATTCGCACCTGGAGCGGCACCGAAGGCTACCTGCCCGATGACGAACCCGTGATCGGCCCCAGCCTGCGCCGACCCGGCCTGCTGCATGGCTTCGGCTTTGCCGGCGCCGGTTTTCAGATTGGCCCGGCAGCCGGGGAAGCCCTGGCGCAATGCGTCCTTATTGGCGCGCCGGCCATCAGCCTGGCGGCCTTCTCCATCAACCGTTTTCAGCCCAGCCACCACTACAAGGAAAACCTGTCATGA
- a CDS encoding IclR family transcriptional regulator — MDSGKRNEHAKEVGVSAVSRLFAVLRALGHCGGEGEKVSQLALRVGLAQPTTHRLLRSLIEEGMVDQCATSKRYRLSLDFFALAAKAGQAGNLRDVVRPSLLRLSASLGDSLFLLARSGFDAVCLDRSEGPYPIRTFTGDIGGRVALGVGQGSLAILAFLPEEERDEVIRYNLPRLKDFHHYDEVLLRAEIDNVRSLGYAGRNTGVLDGMAGLAVPILDRNGHAVAALSVATISDRLGPNRMPTVVALLKREAAAIGERINPFDPVLRRPSHVFG, encoded by the coding sequence ATGGATTCCGGTAAACGAAATGAACACGCCAAGGAAGTTGGCGTAAGTGCAGTGTCGCGTTTGTTCGCCGTGCTGCGCGCGCTAGGTCATTGCGGGGGGGAGGGCGAGAAGGTCAGCCAGCTGGCGCTGCGGGTTGGCCTGGCGCAGCCCACCACCCATCGGCTGTTGCGTAGCCTGATCGAGGAGGGCATGGTCGACCAGTGCGCCACCAGCAAGCGTTATCGGCTGAGCCTGGATTTCTTCGCACTGGCGGCCAAGGCCGGGCAGGCGGGCAACCTGCGCGATGTGGTGCGCCCCAGCCTGCTGCGGTTGTCGGCTTCGCTGGGCGATTCGCTGTTTCTGCTGGCGCGTTCGGGGTTCGATGCCGTGTGCCTGGACCGCAGCGAAGGGCCGTACCCGATCCGTACCTTTACCGGGGACATCGGCGGCCGCGTAGCGTTGGGCGTGGGGCAGGGCAGCCTGGCGATCCTGGCCTTCCTGCCAGAGGAGGAGCGGGACGAGGTGATCCGCTACAACCTGCCGCGGTTGAAGGACTTTCACCATTACGACGAAGTGTTGCTGCGTGCCGAAATCGACAACGTGCGCAGCCTCGGCTACGCCGGGCGCAACACCGGAGTGCTCGACGGCATGGCCGGCCTGGCAGTGCCGATCCTGGACCGGAACGGCCATGCGGTGGCAGCGTTGAGCGTGGCGACCATCAGCGACCGCCTGGGGCCCAACCGCATGCCCACCGTGGTGGCATTGCTCAAGCGCGAGGCGGCGGCGATTGGCGAACGGATCAACCCCTTCGACCCGGTGCTGCGCCGGCCCTCGCATGTGTTTGGTTGA
- a CDS encoding NIPSNAP family protein: MYYELRTYTLDPLKMADWLALYQSHALEVQSEHLGNLVGFFTSEFGDVNQVVHIWGYASLDERIARRAAMAADPRWAEFSRRNRELAAVVRLQSRLMRPTGFSPLQ; this comes from the coding sequence ATGTACTACGAACTGAGAACCTACACCCTCGACCCACTGAAAATGGCCGACTGGCTGGCCCTGTACCAAAGCCATGCGCTGGAAGTGCAAAGCGAGCACCTGGGTAACCTGGTGGGCTTTTTCACCAGCGAGTTCGGCGACGTCAACCAGGTGGTGCACATCTGGGGCTATGCCAGCCTCGACGAGCGCATCGCTCGCCGCGCCGCGATGGCAGCCGACCCGCGCTGGGCGGAATTCTCCCGGCGCAACCGCGAACTGGCGGCAGTAGTACGCCTGCAATCGCGGCTGATGCGGCCCACCGGATTTTCGCCGCTGCAGTAA
- a CDS encoding ABC transporter ATP-binding protein produces the protein MTFLLIDKLCKRYGATEAVASSSLAIEKGEFVSLLGPSGCGKTTTLQMIAGFVEVTSGRIVLDGRDITHAKPASRGLGVVFQSYALFPHMTVRDNVAFGLRMRKVANAEIARRVDQALALVRLDKHAERYPRELSGGQRQRVALARALVIEPPVLLLDEPLSNLDAHLREEMQFEICRIQNEVGITTLMVTHDQAEALSISDRVVVMEAGRITQIDDPYRLYEHPGTPFISDFVGKANRLHGVTGPGGLPQAAAQGPLTLSLRPEKISLGAAGSGKLAGRVSCRYFLGSQWLYRVDTALGNLAVVRANDGSAPLDEGTPVGLDWNDALLRVLNTAEVAA, from the coding sequence ATGACCTTTCTGTTGATCGACAAGCTTTGCAAGCGCTATGGCGCTACGGAGGCAGTGGCCAGTTCGTCACTGGCCATCGAAAAAGGCGAGTTTGTCTCCCTGCTCGGCCCTTCTGGCTGCGGCAAGACCACCACCCTGCAGATGATTGCTGGCTTCGTCGAGGTCACCAGTGGCCGCATCGTCCTCGACGGCCGCGACATCACCCACGCCAAGCCGGCCAGCCGGGGCCTGGGTGTGGTGTTCCAGAGCTACGCGCTGTTCCCGCACATGACCGTGCGCGACAACGTTGCCTTCGGCCTGCGCATGCGCAAGGTGGCCAACGCCGAGATCGCTCGGCGCGTCGACCAGGCGTTGGCGCTGGTACGCCTGGACAAGCACGCCGAACGCTACCCGCGTGAACTGTCCGGCGGCCAACGCCAGCGTGTAGCCCTGGCCCGCGCACTGGTGATCGAACCGCCGGTGCTGCTGCTGGACGAGCCGCTGTCAAACCTGGACGCGCACCTGCGCGAAGAGATGCAGTTCGAAATCTGCCGTATCCAGAACGAAGTCGGCATCACCACACTGATGGTCACCCACGACCAGGCCGAAGCCCTGTCGATCAGCGACCGGGTAGTGGTGATGGAAGCCGGTCGCATCACCCAGATCGATGACCCCTACCGTCTCTACGAGCACCCGGGCACGCCGTTCATTTCCGACTTTGTCGGCAAGGCAAACCGCCTGCATGGCGTCACCGGCCCCGGCGGGTTACCGCAGGCAGCCGCCCAGGGCCCGCTGACCCTCAGCCTGCGCCCGGAAAAGATCAGCCTGGGTGCAGCCGGCAGCGGCAAGCTGGCAGGCCGCGTCAGCTGCCGTTACTTCCTTGGCAGCCAGTGGCTGTACCGCGTTGACACCGCCTTGGGCAACCTGGCGGTGGTGCGCGCCAACGATGGCAGCGCGCCGCTGGACGAAGGTACCCCGGTCGGCCTGGACTGGAACGATGCCCTGCTGCGGGTGCTGAACACAGCCGAGGTGGCCGCATGA
- a CDS encoding FAD-dependent oxidoreductase yields MATLEHIQHSFDLVVLGSGAGGFAAAATAARRGLKVLVVEKAERFGGTSAISGGAVWLYGTDQARAAGAKDSPEAMRTYLKHVIGDGYDPALADAFIEHGHQALRWLEQHTELRYALRPHSPDYYPDAPGATQFGRALEMVEYDGKHLGPRFKDLQMPPPGMLLFGGMMVNRVDIQHFLSIRRSPRSLWHCLKLMARYARDRLQHPRGTRLTTGNALIARLATSAFAHGTQLWLRSEALELIVEQGAVTGVVVQHEGRRERVLARGGVVCAMGGFAAGALAAGYRPAQQTPHLTMSPAANDGAALRLGRAVSAAQGEGLAANFFWAPVSELRHASGERERFPHLVTDRAKPGVIAVNPAGRRFVNESDSYHHFVQTMFANGLSSCWLVCDAEAMNRYGLGLARPKPVNNQALIDAGYLYQAATPQALAKAIGVDPQVFVHTLEQFNADACNGIDRAFGKGGNSYNRYMGDPQHTPNPCLAPLASGPYYAIRIHTGDLGSACGLVTDAQANVLNRDGQPIAGLYAVGNDMNSLMKGTYPGPGITLGPALTFGWLAANHITARLQAPATQTETPACTTN; encoded by the coding sequence ATGGCGACTCTTGAACACATACAACACAGCTTTGACCTGGTGGTATTGGGCAGCGGCGCCGGTGGTTTTGCCGCTGCCGCCACGGCGGCTCGCCGCGGGCTGAAGGTGCTGGTAGTGGAAAAGGCCGAACGTTTTGGCGGCACCTCGGCGATATCCGGCGGCGCGGTGTGGCTGTATGGCACCGATCAAGCTCGCGCCGCGGGGGCCAAGGATTCACCCGAGGCCATGCGCACCTACCTCAAACATGTGATCGGCGACGGCTACGACCCAGCCCTCGCGGACGCCTTCATCGAACATGGCCACCAGGCACTGCGTTGGCTGGAACAGCACACCGAGCTGCGCTACGCCCTTCGACCGCACTCCCCGGATTATTACCCCGACGCCCCTGGCGCCACCCAGTTTGGTCGGGCGCTGGAAATGGTCGAGTACGACGGCAAGCACCTCGGCCCACGCTTCAAGGACCTGCAAATGCCACCGCCTGGCATGCTGTTGTTCGGCGGCATGATGGTCAACCGCGTGGATATCCAGCATTTCCTCAGCATTCGCCGCTCGCCCAGGTCGTTGTGGCATTGCCTGAAACTGATGGCACGTTACGCACGGGACCGCCTGCAGCACCCGCGTGGCACCCGGTTGACTACCGGCAACGCACTGATCGCCCGCCTGGCCACCAGTGCCTTTGCCCATGGCACACAGCTGTGGCTGCGCAGCGAGGCCCTGGAACTGATCGTTGAACAGGGCGCGGTCACGGGCGTGGTGGTACAGCACGAGGGGCGCCGTGAACGGGTACTGGCCCGCGGCGGTGTGGTGTGCGCCATGGGCGGGTTCGCGGCGGGCGCACTCGCCGCTGGCTACCGGCCAGCCCAGCAAACACCGCACCTGACCATGTCACCCGCTGCCAACGACGGCGCTGCCCTGCGCCTTGGCCGGGCTGTTTCGGCAGCGCAGGGCGAGGGCCTGGCGGCCAACTTCTTCTGGGCGCCGGTTTCCGAACTGCGCCACGCCAGTGGCGAGCGTGAGCGCTTCCCGCATCTGGTTACAGACCGCGCCAAACCCGGCGTGATCGCGGTGAACCCGGCCGGGCGGCGCTTTGTGAACGAATCCGACTCCTACCACCACTTCGTGCAGACCATGTTCGCCAACGGCCTTTCCAGCTGCTGGCTGGTCTGCGACGCCGAGGCCATGAACCGCTATGGCCTGGGCCTGGCGCGGCCAAAGCCGGTGAACAACCAGGCGCTGATCGACGCCGGTTACCTGTATCAGGCGGCAACACCGCAAGCCTTGGCCAAGGCCATCGGAGTCGACCCGCAGGTATTCGTGCACACCCTGGAGCAATTCAACGCCGACGCCTGCAACGGCATCGACCGCGCGTTCGGCAAAGGCGGCAACAGCTACAACCGCTACATGGGCGACCCGCAGCACACCCCCAACCCATGCCTGGCGCCGCTTGCCAGCGGGCCGTACTACGCCATCCGTATCCACACCGGCGACCTCGGTTCGGCCTGCGGCCTGGTGACCGACGCCCAGGCCAACGTGCTGAACCGCGACGGCCAGCCAATTGCCGGGCTTTATGCGGTCGGCAACGACATGAACTCACTGATGAAAGGCACCTACCCCGGCCCCGGCATCACCCTGGGCCCCGCCCTCACCTTCGGCTGGCTCGCTGCCAACCACATCACCGCGCGCCTGCAGGCGCCGGCCACCCAAACGGAGACCCCGGCATGTACTACGAACTGA
- a CDS encoding ABC transporter permease: MSTAKLRSNTWGYGLSSPALLLFLALLVMPLGLTVLLSFNAFDYTSGIQAGQYTFSHYLSLVTDTYYYEIFFRTFWISALVTLLCVLIGIPEAMVLSRMGAPWRSIFLILVLTPLLISVVVRAFGWSLLLGSDGLINQGISALGGQPVKLLYTPFAVIIGLVHVMLPFMIIPVWTSLQKLDPAAEQAALSLGASQWTVFRRIVLPQIMPGVLSGTLIVFGLAASSFAIPGLLGGRRLKMVATMIYDQYLAELNWPMGATIAVALLLINLLVMLSWNRLVERRYKRALGV, encoded by the coding sequence ATGAGTACGGCAAAACTGCGTAGCAACACCTGGGGCTACGGCCTGAGCAGCCCAGCCCTGCTGTTGTTCCTGGCGTTGCTGGTGATGCCGCTGGGGCTGACTGTGCTGTTGTCGTTCAACGCGTTCGACTACACCAGTGGTATCCAGGCCGGCCAGTACACTTTCAGCCATTACCTGAGCCTGGTGACCGACACCTATTACTACGAAATCTTTTTTCGCACCTTCTGGATCAGTGCCCTGGTCACCTTGTTGTGTGTGCTGATCGGCATCCCCGAAGCCATGGTCCTCAGCCGCATGGGCGCGCCGTGGCGCTCGATCTTCCTGATCCTGGTGCTGACCCCGCTGCTGATTTCGGTGGTGGTGCGCGCCTTCGGCTGGAGCCTGCTGCTGGGGTCCGACGGCCTGATCAACCAAGGCATCAGCGCCCTCGGCGGGCAGCCGGTGAAGCTGCTGTACACCCCGTTTGCGGTGATCATCGGCCTGGTCCACGTGATGCTGCCGTTCATGATCATTCCGGTGTGGACCTCGCTGCAAAAGCTCGACCCGGCCGCCGAGCAGGCCGCGCTGTCGCTGGGCGCCAGCCAGTGGACGGTATTCCGCCGGATCGTGCTGCCACAGATCATGCCCGGTGTGCTGTCGGGCACGCTGATCGTGTTCGGCCTGGCCGCCAGCTCGTTCGCCATCCCGGGCCTTCTGGGCGGGCGGCGGCTGAAGATGGTCGCCACCATGATCTACGACCAGTACCTGGCCGAACTGAACTGGCCCATGGGCGCCACCATCGCCGTCGCCCTGCTGCTGATCAACCTGCTGGTGATGCTCAGCTGGAACCGGCTGGTCGAACGCCGCTACAAACGTGCACTTGGAGTGTGA
- a CDS encoding ABC transporter substrate-binding protein: MTHKQRLLALFCTVPGLFACLPAMAQPTLYLGMNGGTMERLFSDNILPPFEKANGVKVVIVPGTSADILAKVQATPNKPSIHVMVLDDGIMYRAIGMGLCSTLKPNPTLAQLPEKALIKDKAAAVSLGVTGLAYNSRLFKEKGWATPTSWNDLADPRFKDKVVFQSMASSTFGLHGFLMYNRLHGGSDTDVNPGFTAWKKNVGPNVLEYIPNSAKLSEMVQTDEAALFPLTPTQVTALKLKGIPVEYAAPKEGAVVLNQAECVTANNDQPELAQKLAQFLLSPEAQAPALELGDQIPSNPNTPTSDKTRGQVEAMQTYLQTAVTIDWDQVNTQRPEWNARWNRQIER; the protein is encoded by the coding sequence ATGACGCACAAGCAACGTTTGCTCGCGCTGTTCTGCACCGTACCTGGCCTGTTCGCCTGCCTGCCCGCCATGGCGCAACCCACGCTGTACCTGGGCATGAATGGCGGCACCATGGAGCGGCTGTTCAGCGACAACATCCTGCCCCCGTTCGAGAAGGCCAACGGGGTGAAAGTGGTGATCGTCCCCGGCACTTCGGCCGACATCCTGGCCAAGGTCCAGGCCACGCCGAACAAGCCGTCGATCCACGTGATGGTGCTGGATGACGGCATCATGTACCGCGCCATCGGCATGGGCCTGTGCAGCACGCTCAAGCCCAACCCGACGCTGGCCCAGCTGCCGGAAAAGGCCCTGATCAAGGACAAGGCCGCCGCCGTCAGCCTGGGGGTGACCGGGCTTGCCTACAACAGCCGCCTGTTCAAGGAAAAAGGCTGGGCAACACCCACCTCCTGGAACGACCTGGCCGACCCGCGCTTCAAGGACAAAGTGGTGTTCCAGTCGATGGCGTCATCCACCTTCGGCTTGCACGGTTTCCTGATGTACAACCGCCTGCACGGTGGCAGCGATACCGACGTCAACCCGGGCTTCACGGCCTGGAAGAAGAACGTTGGCCCGAACGTGCTGGAGTACATCCCAAACTCGGCCAAGCTTTCGGAAATGGTGCAAACCGATGAGGCCGCGTTGTTCCCGCTCACCCCTACCCAGGTGACGGCGCTGAAGCTCAAGGGCATCCCGGTGGAATACGCCGCGCCCAAGGAAGGCGCCGTGGTGCTCAACCAGGCCGAATGCGTCACCGCCAACAACGACCAGCCGGAGCTGGCGCAAAAGCTTGCCCAGTTCCTGCTCAGCCCTGAGGCGCAAGCACCGGCACTGGAGCTGGGTGACCAGATCCCGTCCAACCCCAATACCCCGACCAGCGACAAGACCCGTGGCCAGGTCGAGGCCATGCAGACCTACCTGCAAACTGCCGTGACCATCGACTGGGACCAGGTCAACACCCAGCGCCCGGAATGGAACGCCCGCTGGAATCGCCAGATCGAGCGATAG